A genomic segment from Amycolatopsis camponoti encodes:
- a CDS encoding SDR family oxidoreductase, whose product MATFLVTGATGLIGRQFTRLLLSRPDEDRVALLVRASSKAKLAALVDQWPHSDRVTLVTGDLGEPLLGVSETDRDALRGGVDHVVHLAALYDLTADDEESIKANVDGTREVVGLAADLRAGCLHHVSSVAVAGDHEGVFTEEMFDAGQRLVTPYHRTKFEAEKIVREQDQVPWRVYRPAVVVGHSETGEMDKIDGPYYLFPAINRLAGLPDVLPLVGPDLGDTNIVPVDYVAKALLELVVKPGLDGHAFHLVNPEPQPVVSVYNAFAKAAGAPTITVQLGEGLSKRIVGLVKLTEHIPGVTIARDAVMERFGIPPVLLETMAFPSVFSSAETRKALAGNVEVPRLEEYAPTLWRYWREHLDPFRARKHGPRGELDGRRVIITGASSGIGRATALKVAAAGGVPLLVARRQHELEEVRDEIVAAGGTASVYPADLTDEDSVHKAVDAMLAEHGRIDMLVNNAGRSIRRSIRLSYDRMHDYERAMAINYFGAVRLILAVLPHMSERKFGHIVNVSSIGVQGIAPRFSAYAASKAALDYFSRIAATETHGDGITFTTIHMPLVRTPMIRPTKIYDAFPTKSPEQAADMVMKALVERPKHIGTPAGQAIGLAYTLTPGLTDAVAYQGFRIFPDSTAAGGSGGLKIGRGEKHLSRAAMALARLSRGFHW is encoded by the coding sequence ATGGCGACGTTCTTGGTGACCGGGGCGACCGGACTGATCGGGCGCCAGTTCACCCGGCTGCTGCTCTCCCGTCCCGACGAGGACCGCGTCGCGCTGCTCGTGCGCGCGTCGTCGAAGGCGAAGCTGGCCGCGCTGGTCGACCAGTGGCCGCACTCCGACCGCGTCACGCTGGTCACCGGCGACCTCGGCGAGCCGCTGCTCGGCGTGTCCGAAACGGACCGCGACGCGCTGCGCGGCGGCGTCGACCACGTCGTGCACCTGGCCGCGCTCTACGACCTCACCGCCGACGACGAAGAAAGCATCAAGGCCAACGTGGACGGCACGCGCGAGGTCGTCGGCCTCGCCGCGGACCTGCGCGCCGGCTGCCTGCACCACGTGTCTTCGGTGGCCGTCGCGGGCGACCACGAAGGCGTCTTCACCGAGGAGATGTTCGACGCCGGGCAGCGGCTGGTCACGCCGTACCACCGGACCAAGTTCGAGGCCGAGAAGATCGTCCGCGAGCAGGACCAGGTGCCGTGGCGGGTCTACCGGCCCGCGGTCGTCGTCGGGCACTCCGAGACCGGCGAGATGGACAAGATCGACGGCCCGTACTACCTCTTCCCCGCCATCAACCGGCTCGCCGGGCTGCCGGACGTCCTGCCGCTCGTCGGCCCGGACCTCGGCGACACCAACATCGTGCCGGTCGACTACGTCGCCAAGGCGCTGCTGGAGCTGGTCGTCAAGCCCGGGCTGGACGGCCACGCCTTCCACCTGGTCAACCCCGAGCCGCAGCCGGTCGTTTCCGTCTACAACGCCTTCGCGAAGGCCGCGGGCGCGCCGACGATCACCGTGCAGCTCGGCGAGGGGCTCTCGAAGCGGATCGTCGGGCTGGTCAAGCTGACCGAGCATATCCCCGGCGTCACCATCGCCCGCGACGCCGTGATGGAACGGTTCGGCATCCCGCCGGTGCTGCTGGAGACCATGGCGTTCCCGTCGGTGTTCTCCTCGGCCGAGACGCGCAAGGCGCTGGCCGGCAACGTCGAAGTGCCGCGGCTGGAGGAGTACGCGCCGACGCTGTGGCGCTACTGGCGCGAGCACCTCGACCCGTTCCGCGCGCGCAAGCACGGCCCGCGCGGCGAGCTGGACGGCCGCCGCGTGATCATCACCGGCGCGTCCTCGGGCATCGGCCGGGCGACGGCGTTGAAGGTGGCCGCCGCGGGTGGCGTCCCGCTGCTCGTCGCACGCCGCCAGCACGAACTGGAGGAGGTCCGCGACGAGATCGTCGCCGCCGGCGGCACGGCGTCGGTGTACCCGGCCGACCTCACCGACGAGGACTCGGTGCACAAGGCCGTCGACGCGATGCTGGCCGAGCACGGCCGGATCGACATGCTGGTGAACAACGCCGGCCGGTCGATCCGCCGGTCGATCCGGCTGTCGTACGACCGGATGCACGACTACGAGCGCGCGATGGCGATCAACTACTTCGGCGCGGTCCGGCTGATCCTCGCGGTGCTGCCGCACATGTCGGAGCGGAAGTTCGGGCACATCGTGAACGTGTCGTCGATCGGCGTCCAGGGCATCGCGCCGCGCTTCTCGGCGTACGCGGCGTCGAAGGCGGCGCTGGACTACTTCTCGCGGATCGCGGCGACCGAGACGCACGGCGACGGGATCACGTTCACCACCATCCACATGCCGCTCGTGCGCACGCCGATGATCCGCCCGACGAAGATCTACGACGCGTTCCCGACGAAGTCGCCGGAACAGGCCGCGGACATGGTGATGAAGGCGCTCGTCGAGCGGCCCAAGCACATCGGGACGCCGGCCGGGCAGGCGATCGGGCTGGCGTACACGCTCACGCCGGGCCTCACCGACGCCGTCGCGTACCAGGGTTTCCGGATTTTCCCGGATTCGACCGCGGCGGGCGGTTCGGGCGGGCTCAAGATCGGGCGTGGCGAGAAACACCTCTCGCGCGCGGCGATGGCTCTCGCCCGGCTTTCGCGCGGCTTTCATTGGTGA
- a CDS encoding class F sortase: MVAGFALGAATVLAVQFGSTVVTSPPVAVVGGTALPAAGAAAPAARPSTPAPPPAATSAAPAAPAAETSKPPPAPPPQQPGTVRLPAGGTAALVRKDLGPGGELPIPDDLGQATWWGAGLDAAGGASVFAGHVNWRGATGPFAELWNAGIGGVVTIVDSAGKTWRYRVSQLVTVHKDDLPGRADDLFGQSGPHRVVLVTCGGRWVGGSDGYEENRVVIADPA, from the coding sequence CTGGTCGCCGGCTTCGCGCTCGGGGCGGCCACGGTGCTCGCCGTCCAGTTCGGCTCCACCGTCGTCACCTCGCCGCCGGTCGCCGTCGTGGGCGGGACCGCGCTGCCCGCCGCGGGCGCTGCCGCTCCGGCGGCCCGCCCCTCGACACCCGCGCCGCCGCCGGCGGCCACGAGCGCCGCGCCCGCCGCGCCGGCCGCCGAGACGTCGAAACCGCCGCCGGCTCCGCCTCCGCAACAGCCCGGCACCGTCCGGCTGCCCGCCGGGGGCACCGCCGCGCTCGTGCGCAAGGACCTCGGCCCCGGCGGTGAGCTGCCCATCCCGGACGACCTCGGCCAGGCGACCTGGTGGGGCGCCGGGCTCGATGCCGCCGGTGGGGCGAGCGTCTTCGCCGGGCACGTGAACTGGCGGGGCGCCACCGGGCCGTTCGCCGAGCTCTGGAACGCGGGGATCGGCGGCGTGGTGACCATTGTGGACAGTGCGGGCAAGACCTGGCGGTACCGCGTCTCCCAGCTGGTCACCGTGCACAAGGACGACCTGCCCGGGCGGGCCGACGACCTGTTCGGCCAGTCCGGCCCGCACCGCGTGGTGCTGGTGACGTGCGGCGGCCGCTGGGTGGGCGGTTCGGACGGCTACGAGGAGAACCGCGTCGTCATCGCGGACCCCGCATAA
- a CDS encoding Bax inhibitor-1/YccA family protein — protein MRSSSNPAFRNLPHGGTQTQGQYGPPVGFNQTQGGVPGYGPGQVTSGDDDRPMTVDDVVVKTGMSLGVALLVGVVTAIWAQNQLAETGRLSGALIGAMIGGLIVGLVISLVIIFKQKPSGPLTLAYSAAEGLFLGALSGVFEAIYPGIALQAIIGTVGVFIGMLVVYKTGAVKVTPKLTKWIVGAVVGVAVLMLFNLISSFAFGFNPLRDGSPLAIAFSILCIGIAAFSFLLDFDQADRMIREGMPSKWAWYTAFGLMTTLVWLYLEILRLLSYLRD, from the coding sequence GTGCGTTCCAGTAGCAACCCGGCGTTCCGCAACCTGCCCCACGGCGGAACCCAGACTCAAGGGCAGTACGGGCCCCCGGTGGGCTTCAACCAGACCCAGGGCGGCGTGCCCGGGTACGGACCCGGGCAGGTCACCTCCGGCGACGACGACCGCCCGATGACCGTCGACGACGTCGTCGTCAAGACCGGCATGAGCCTCGGCGTCGCGCTGCTCGTCGGGGTCGTCACCGCGATCTGGGCCCAGAACCAGCTGGCCGAGACCGGCCGGCTCTCCGGTGCCCTCATCGGCGCGATGATCGGCGGCCTGATCGTCGGGCTCGTCATCTCGCTGGTGATCATCTTCAAGCAGAAGCCGAGCGGCCCGCTGACGCTGGCGTACTCGGCCGCCGAAGGACTCTTCCTCGGCGCGTTGAGCGGCGTGTTCGAGGCGATCTACCCGGGCATCGCGCTGCAGGCGATCATCGGCACCGTCGGTGTCTTCATCGGCATGCTGGTGGTCTACAAGACCGGCGCGGTCAAGGTGACGCCGAAGCTCACCAAGTGGATCGTCGGGGCCGTCGTCGGCGTCGCGGTCCTGATGCTGTTCAACCTGATCAGCTCGTTCGCCTTCGGGTTCAACCCGCTGCGCGACGGCAGCCCGCTCGCCATCGCCTTCAGCATCCTGTGCATCGGCATCGCGGCGTTCAGCTTCCTGCTCGACTTCGACCAGGCCGACCGGATGATCCGCGAGGGCATGCCGTCGAAGTGGGCCTGGTACACGGCGTTCGGCCTGATGACGACGCTCGTCTGGCTGTACCTGGAGATCCTGCGGCTGCTGTCCTACCTCCGCGATTGA
- a CDS encoding acetyl-CoA C-acetyltransferase — translation MPEAVIVSTARSPIGRAGKGSLVSMRPDDLTVQMIQAALAKVPQLDPTDIDDLMLGCGLPGGESGFNMGRAVAVELGYDHLPGCTITRYCSSSLQTTRMAFHAIKAGEGDVFISAGVETVSRFAKGSSDSWPDTHNPLFADAEKRTAATAESGTDSWTDPRTSGDVPDVYIAMGQTAENLARQKGVTREEMDEFGVRSQNLAEKAIADGFWAKDITPVTLADGTVVSKDDGPRAGVTIEGVSGLKPVFRPDGRVTAGNCCALNDGAAALVIMSDTKARELGLTPLARIVSTGVTGLSPEIMGYGPVEASKQALSRAGLSIGDIDLVEINEAFAAQVIPSYRDLGIDLDRLNVNGGAIAVGHPFGMTGARITSTLINSLQHHDKQFGLETMCVGGGQGMALIIERLS, via the coding sequence ATGCCTGAAGCCGTCATCGTCTCCACCGCTCGCTCGCCGATCGGCCGCGCCGGGAAGGGCTCGCTGGTCAGCATGCGGCCCGACGACCTGACCGTGCAGATGATCCAGGCGGCACTGGCCAAGGTGCCGCAGCTCGACCCCACCGACATCGACGACCTGATGCTGGGCTGCGGCCTGCCGGGCGGCGAGTCCGGGTTCAACATGGGCCGTGCCGTCGCCGTCGAGCTGGGCTACGACCACCTGCCCGGCTGCACCATCACGCGCTACTGCTCGTCCAGCTTGCAGACCACCCGGATGGCGTTCCACGCGATCAAGGCCGGCGAGGGCGACGTCTTCATCTCGGCCGGTGTCGAGACCGTCTCGCGGTTCGCCAAGGGCAGCTCGGACTCGTGGCCGGACACGCACAACCCGCTGTTCGCCGACGCCGAGAAGCGGACCGCGGCGACCGCCGAGTCCGGCACCGACAGCTGGACCGACCCGCGCACCTCGGGGGACGTCCCGGACGTCTACATCGCGATGGGCCAGACCGCGGAGAACCTGGCGCGGCAGAAGGGCGTCACGCGCGAGGAGATGGACGAGTTCGGCGTCCGCTCGCAGAACCTGGCCGAGAAGGCCATCGCCGACGGCTTCTGGGCCAAGGACATCACCCCGGTCACGCTCGCGGACGGCACGGTCGTCTCGAAGGACGACGGCCCGCGCGCGGGCGTCACCATCGAAGGCGTCTCCGGCCTCAAGCCGGTGTTCCGCCCGGACGGCCGCGTGACGGCGGGCAACTGCTGCGCCCTCAACGACGGCGCGGCGGCGCTGGTCATCATGTCCGACACGAAGGCGCGCGAGCTGGGCCTGACGCCGCTGGCGCGGATCGTGTCGACCGGCGTGACGGGCCTTTCGCCGGAGATCATGGGCTACGGCCCGGTGGAGGCGTCCAAGCAGGCGCTGTCCCGCGCGGGGCTGTCGATCGGCGACATCGACCTGGTGGAGATCAACGAGGCGTTCGCGGCGCAGGTGATCCCGTCGTACCGCGACCTGGGCATCGACCTCGACCGCCTGAACGTCAACGGCGGCGCGATCGCGGTGGGCCACCCGTTCGGCATGACGGGCGCGCGCATCACGTCGACGCTGATCAACTCGCTGCAGCACCACGACAAGCAGTTCGGCCTGGAGACGATGTGCGTGGGCGGCGGCCAGGGCATGGCGCTGATCATCGAACGCCTCTCCTGA
- a CDS encoding LppU/SCO3897 family protein has protein sequence MSVPPPAPGGQQPVGQPDPYGPPPGGQPQQQYGQPGQYGTPPGTPPQGMPGQYGPPPGQPGFPPAPPVPPKKSKALWIRLGIVALIVIVGGIVAVVKFTSAPENAAVGECLSVAEFTEITSKNMPEKVACGDQSANVLVAAKQNGTGAQCPGDGYIELTVDRPASTMCMIPNVKQGECFTNFPDGPKAFSRVACTDPSASAEFVKVAAVNDRAQCDGTDADGVLAYSTPPTTFCFKTKK, from the coding sequence GTGAGCGTTCCCCCTCCGGCCCCCGGGGGCCAGCAGCCGGTGGGTCAGCCCGATCCCTATGGGCCGCCTCCCGGCGGTCAGCCGCAGCAGCAGTACGGCCAGCCGGGCCAGTACGGCACCCCGCCCGGCACTCCGCCGCAGGGCATGCCCGGCCAGTACGGCCCGCCGCCCGGACAGCCCGGCTTCCCGCCCGCGCCGCCGGTTCCGCCGAAGAAGTCGAAGGCGCTGTGGATCCGCCTCGGCATCGTCGCGCTCATCGTGATCGTCGGCGGCATCGTGGCGGTCGTCAAGTTCACGAGCGCGCCGGAAAACGCCGCGGTGGGCGAATGCCTGAGCGTCGCCGAGTTCACCGAGATCACCAGCAAGAACATGCCGGAAAAGGTCGCCTGCGGCGATCAGTCGGCGAACGTGCTGGTCGCGGCGAAGCAGAACGGCACGGGCGCCCAGTGCCCGGGCGACGGCTACATCGAGCTCACCGTCGACCGCCCGGCGAGCACCATGTGCATGATCCCGAACGTCAAGCAGGGTGAGTGCTTCACGAACTTCCCGGACGGGCCGAAGGCCTTCAGCCGCGTGGCGTGCACCGACCCGTCGGCCTCGGCCGAGTTCGTCAAGGTCGCGGCGGTGAACGACCGGGCCCAGTGCGACGGAACCGACGCCGACGGTGTGCTCGCCTATTCGACCCCGCCGACGACTTTCTGTTTCAAGACGAAGAAGTGA
- a CDS encoding Ig-like domain-containing protein: MRWSTRPRAGRRALTGLVAATLLGALSITTGAPAASAASREGIGHAVEPGQDGTGSRNWLGSYVVGGQQVFCVSFQLKAPDTDEKYKPGDELLTKWGTKLPSGQAADISYLLLRYGGTKDPDEAAALAHLLHSWTSAPRTPADLDPSLPAAKLGYDAPYHLTHLPAGAQAAVGKLRTEAEAGRGPWTASVTTPEGEQHLGEPAAWTVTVKNAKGKGVPDVPVKLTATAATAGEDPAATAGNSSPQAAAKDVTLKTGADGTVQVKLTPTGERPKLVASLAAPADRPYVRAPVDTAKQRVVSTGGEKELTAQGVVSVAKPGQVKVTKTDATTGKGVGGAVLRITGKDKATAALGQDGKPLTGADGKPAVVTTDGTTGGVTVENLRAPQEICVVEAGPPPGYTNAYDPKNPPSACGTVKPGETLALTVVNKPNEVPRAIPAGDAPVVRARGVVETSYSTPGLAGLGLLVLLGAGLAGFAARRASRR; the protein is encoded by the coding sequence ATGAGGTGGTCAACACGCCCGCGCGCGGGCCGCCGCGCGCTCACCGGCCTGGTCGCCGCGACCCTGCTCGGCGCGCTCTCCATCACCACCGGTGCCCCCGCCGCGTCCGCCGCGAGCCGGGAAGGCATCGGCCACGCGGTCGAGCCCGGCCAGGACGGCACCGGGTCCCGCAACTGGCTGGGGTCCTACGTCGTCGGCGGCCAGCAGGTGTTCTGCGTGAGCTTCCAGCTGAAGGCGCCGGACACCGACGAGAAGTACAAGCCGGGCGACGAGCTGCTCACGAAGTGGGGCACGAAGCTGCCGTCCGGCCAGGCGGCGGACATCTCCTACCTGCTGCTGCGCTACGGCGGCACGAAGGACCCGGACGAGGCCGCGGCGCTGGCCCACCTGCTGCACTCCTGGACCTCGGCGCCGCGCACGCCCGCGGACCTCGACCCGTCGCTGCCCGCCGCGAAGCTCGGCTACGACGCGCCGTACCACCTGACGCACCTGCCCGCGGGCGCCCAGGCCGCCGTCGGAAAGCTGCGGACCGAGGCGGAAGCCGGCCGCGGCCCGTGGACGGCCTCGGTGACCACCCCCGAAGGCGAGCAGCACCTCGGCGAACCCGCCGCCTGGACGGTCACCGTCAAGAACGCGAAGGGCAAGGGCGTCCCGGACGTCCCGGTGAAGCTGACGGCCACCGCCGCGACGGCCGGCGAGGACCCGGCCGCCACCGCGGGGAACTCGAGTCCGCAGGCCGCCGCGAAGGACGTCACGCTCAAGACCGGCGCCGACGGCACCGTCCAGGTGAAGCTGACCCCGACGGGTGAGCGGCCGAAGCTCGTCGCGTCGCTGGCCGCGCCGGCCGACCGGCCGTACGTGCGGGCGCCGGTCGACACCGCGAAGCAGCGCGTCGTCTCCACCGGCGGCGAGAAGGAGCTGACCGCGCAGGGTGTGGTCAGCGTGGCGAAGCCGGGCCAGGTGAAGGTGACGAAGACCGACGCGACGACGGGCAAGGGCGTCGGCGGCGCGGTCCTGCGGATCACCGGCAAGGACAAGGCGACGGCCGCGCTCGGCCAGGACGGCAAGCCGCTCACCGGCGCCGACGGCAAGCCCGCGGTCGTCACCACCGACGGCACGACCGGCGGTGTGACGGTCGAGAACCTCCGCGCGCCGCAGGAGATCTGCGTCGTGGAGGCCGGGCCGCCGCCGGGGTACACGAACGCGTACGACCCGAAGAACCCGCCATCGGCGTGCGGCACGGTGAAGCCGGGCGAGACGCTCGCGCTGACGGTGGTGAACAAGCCGAACGAGGTGCCGCGCGCGATCCCGGCCGGCGACGCGCCGGTCGTGCGGGCGCGGGGCGTGGTCGAGACGAGCTACTCCACGCCGGGCCTGGCCGGGCTCGGCCTGCTGGTGCTGCTGGGCGCCGGACTGGCCGGCTTCGCCGCGCGGCGGGCTTCGCGCAGGTAG
- a CDS encoding DHA2 family efflux MFS transporter permease subunit, whose translation MTTQRTGAAPNGDALDAGVLKVASVVVLGAIMAILDTTVVNVALQKLTIEFSTSFDVIQWVATGYLLALATVIPVTGWASDRFGTKRLYMLAIVLFLAGSMLAGAAWNIETLIVFRVLQGFGGGMLMPCGMTILTRAAGPQRIGRVMAVLGVPMLLGPIGGPILGGWLVDAVSWRWIFFINVPIGIVTLLLSWRLLPKDEPEAAGRFDFIGMLMVSPGLAALIFGVSKIPSAGGFGAVEVWLPVLAGVVLLVAFVVRALRVPNPLVDLRLFKNRSFTIAMVTMSLFFVAFLGGMMLLPTYFLLVRGETTLHAGLLLAPQGFGAMIMMPITGRLADKVGARRIVLPGMVLLVGSMAMLTQVTATTPYWILLSALFVMGLGMGCTMMPITTSALQTLQPKDMARASTATNIVQQTAGAIGSAVMATILAALLAGKFGVPTAQGQLAATAAIFNPETHTAATGLAADAFSTTFVWSLVLVVLCVIPALFLPKSRPAVPSSSEGDEVTPPVMVH comes from the coding sequence ATGACTACGCAAAGAACCGGCGCGGCGCCGAACGGTGACGCGCTCGACGCCGGTGTGCTCAAGGTGGCCTCCGTGGTCGTCCTCGGCGCCATCATGGCGATCCTGGACACCACGGTCGTCAACGTCGCGCTGCAGAAGCTGACGATCGAGTTCTCGACTTCGTTCGACGTCATCCAGTGGGTCGCCACGGGCTACCTGCTGGCGCTGGCGACCGTGATCCCGGTCACCGGCTGGGCGTCCGACCGCTTCGGCACCAAGCGTCTCTACATGCTCGCGATCGTGCTGTTCCTGGCCGGCTCGATGCTCGCGGGGGCGGCCTGGAACATCGAAACGCTGATCGTCTTCCGCGTCCTGCAGGGCTTCGGCGGCGGCATGCTGATGCCGTGCGGCATGACGATCCTGACCCGCGCGGCCGGCCCGCAGCGGATCGGGCGGGTGATGGCGGTGCTGGGCGTGCCGATGCTGCTCGGCCCGATCGGCGGCCCGATCCTCGGCGGCTGGCTGGTCGACGCGGTCAGCTGGCGCTGGATCTTCTTCATCAACGTGCCGATCGGCATCGTCACGCTGCTGCTGTCGTGGCGGCTGCTGCCGAAGGACGAACCGGAAGCCGCCGGGCGCTTCGACTTCATCGGCATGCTGATGGTTTCGCCGGGGCTGGCGGCGCTGATCTTCGGCGTTTCGAAGATCCCGTCCGCGGGCGGGTTCGGCGCGGTCGAGGTGTGGCTGCCGGTGCTGGCCGGGGTGGTGCTGCTGGTCGCGTTCGTCGTGCGCGCGCTCCGCGTGCCGAACCCGCTGGTGGACCTGCGGCTGTTCAAGAACCGGTCGTTCACGATCGCGATGGTGACGATGTCGCTGTTCTTCGTCGCGTTCCTCGGCGGGATGATGCTGCTGCCGACGTACTTCCTGCTGGTGCGCGGCGAAACGACGTTGCACGCGGGGCTGCTGCTCGCCCCGCAGGGCTTCGGCGCGATGATCATGATGCCGATCACCGGCCGCCTGGCCGACAAGGTGGGCGCGCGCCGGATCGTGCTGCCGGGCATGGTGCTGCTCGTCGGCTCGATGGCGATGCTGACCCAGGTCACGGCGACCACGCCGTACTGGATCCTGCTGTCGGCGCTGTTCGTGATGGGCCTCGGCATGGGCTGCACGATGATGCCGATCACGACGTCGGCCCTGCAGACGCTCCAGCCGAAGGACATGGCCCGGGCCTCGACGGCGACGAACATCGTCCAGCAGACGGCGGGCGCGATCGGTTCGGCGGTGATGGCGACGATCCTGGCGGCCCTGCTGGCGGGCAAGTTCGGCGTCCCGACGGCCCAGGGCCAGCTGGCGGCGACGGCGGCGATCTTCAACCCGGAGACGCACACGGCGGCGACCGGCCTGGCGGCGGACGCGTTCTCGACGACGTTCGTGTGGTCGCTGGTCCTGGTGGTGCTGTGCGTGATCCCGGCGCTGTTCCTGCCGAAGTCCCGCCCGGCCGTGCCGTCGTCCTCGGAAGGGGACGAGGTCACCCCGCCGGTGATGGTCCACTAG